Part of the Microcebus murinus isolate Inina chromosome 19, M.murinus_Inina_mat1.0, whole genome shotgun sequence genome, GCGGGACCACGCAGACATTCACCACCCCTCAGTCTACCTTGCTTACCACACACCCTACTACAAACACCAGGTCGATACCTACATCGGAGACCACCTACCCCAACACTCCCACCAGCACTGTCACACACTCCACCACTGACGTCCCCTCTACTACCACTGTGACAGACATAAAATCCACTACCATGGCTCTTACACTGTTGTCGAGGTCTCTCCCAACCGCAGAAACAGTGAAGACGGCTACCACACACTCAGTCACAGCAGTGACCCTGTCGACCCCACATATCACTCCCAGCTTCACTTCCTCGGACATCTACTCCACAGTCAGCAAGTCCACCACTGCCATCACCTCACCTACCACTACCTCGAGCACCCTGCTGACCTCCACAACAGTGACTGCATCTACTCTGAGTACAGACATGCCTGCCTCAACACTGACAACCATCACCCCCTCATCCCAGGGCACCACAGGTTCATTGACTACATTGATAGACCTCACCTCAACACCCACTGTTCCCAGTACCTCAGCAACCTTCACAAACATCAGCCCATCATCTCCAACTGTCCAGAATACAGAAATCACATCCCTTGTTAGCACAAGCCCCACCACAACTCCCACTGTGACAACTACTCTCACAAGTACTGAGAAGCCCCGGACAACTTCTCTCACTACGGAAATTCCAGTCACCTCTGCCTTCCCCTCTTCCACGGCTGACAGCACCATTCCCACAGAGACTGTCTCCTCAACTTCGGCCACCACAAACACACTACACACAACAGCTGGATCCATCCCCACACTCACCACCATAAACACACTCACATCACCCACAGCTACGGAAACACCTCCGTCCACTGGAGCACCCACACCCACAGGCCCAGCGACCCTTACCAGCCCAGGAGCCACATCCACCGTGAAAACCTCGCTGACTCCCACCACCCATGTTTCCACAGAATCTCTCACGACAGATATTACTTCTACTCCCCTGATCACCTACTCAACCACTCCTACATATACAGTGACTCCTCGGCCCACCTCCAGCtcctctcccaccaccaccaccgtttTAACATCAACTACCAGTACGACTGCATCTTCTACACCTGTTGCAAGCACAGAACCAGTCACCAGTGGGACCACGCAGACATTCAGCACCCCTCAGTCTACCTTGCTTACCATACACCCTACTACAAACACCAGGTTGACACCTACAACGGAGACCACCTACCCCAACCTTCCCTCTATCCCTGTCACACACTCCACCACTGACATGACCTCTACCACCACTGTGACAGACACTAAATCCACTACAACCTCTCTCACAGCCTCGTCTCTGTCTGTCCCAACCACAGAAACAGTGAAGACTGCTACCACACACTCAGTCACAGCAGTGACCCTGTCTACCCCACATAGCACTCCCAGCTTCACTTCCTCAGACGTCTACACCACAGTCAGCAAGGTCACCACTCCCAGCACCTCAACTACCACTACAGGGAGCACCGTGGTCACTTCCACGATGATGACCCCTTCTACTCTGAGTTCAGATATTCCTACCCCAACACTGACAACTATCACCCCCTCATCCCAGGGCACCACAGGTGTATTGACTATGTTGACAGACCTCACCTCAACACCCACTGTTCCCAGTACCTCAGCAACCTTCACAAACATCAGCCCATCATCTCCAACCATCCAGAATACAGAAATCACATCCCCTGTTAGAACAAGCCCAACCACAACTCCCACTGTGACAACTACTCTCACAAGTACTGAGAACCTTCCGACAACTTCTCTCACTACGGAAATTCCAGTCACCTCTGCATTCCCCTCTTTCACCACTGACAGCACCACTCTCACAGAGATGGTATCTTCAACTTTGGACACCACCCACTCACTGCACACAACAGCTGGATCCATCCCCACACTCACCACCACCAACACACTCACATCACCCACAACTACGGAAACACCTCCGTCCAGTGGAGCACCCACACCAACAAGCCCAGCAACCCTCACCAGCCCTAGAGCCACATCCTCCATGAAAACATCGCTGACTCCCACCACCCATGTTTCCACAGAATCTCTCACGACAGATATTACTTCCACTCCCCCCAAAACCTACTCAACCACTCCTACAAATACTGTGACTTCCCGGACCACCACCAGCTCCCCTCCCACAACCACCAACGTTTTGACATCACCTACCAGTATGACTGCATCTTCTGCACCTGTTCCAAGCACAGAACTGCTCACCAGCGGGACCATGCAAACATTCACCACCCCTCAGTCTACCTTGCTTACAACACACCCTACTACAAACACCAGGTCGACACCTACATCGGAGACCACCTACCCCAACGCTCCCACCAGCACTGTCACACACTCCACCACTGACGTCACCTCTATCACCACTGTGACAGACACTGAATCCACCACAACCTCTCTCAAACCCTCGTCTCCCTCTCTCCCAACGACAGAAACAGCAAAGACTGCGACATCACACTCGGTGACAGAGGTGACCCTGTCCACCCCACATAGCATTCCCAGCTTCACTTCCTCAGATGTCTACTCCACAGTCAGCATGGCCACCACTGCCATCACCTCACCTACCACTACAGGGAGCACCGTGGTCACTTCCACAATGGTGACCCCTACTACTCTGAGTTCTGATATTCCTACCCCAACACTGACAACTATCACCCCCTCATCCCAGGGCACCACAGGTGTATTGACTATGTTGACAGACCTCACCTCAACACCCACTGTTCCCAGTACCTCAGCAACCTTCACAAACATCAGCCCATCATCTCCAACTGTCCAGAATACAGAAATCACATCCCTTGTTAGCACAAGCCCAACCACAACTCCCACTGTGACAACTACTCTCACAGGTACTGAGAACCTCCGGACAACTTCTCTCACTACCAAAATTCCAGTCACGTCTGCCTTCCCCTCTTCCACCACTGACAGCACCACTGCTACACAGACGGTAACCTCTACTTTGGCCACCACCCACACACTGCAGACAACAGCTGGATCCATCCCCTCACTCACCACCACCAACACACTCACGTCACCCACAACTACGGAAACACCTATGTCCACTGGAGCACCCACACCCACAGGCCCAGCCACCCTCAGCAGCCCAGGAGCCACATCCACTGTGAAAACTTCACTGACACCCACCACTCATGTTTCCACAGAATCTTTCATGACAGATATTACTTCTACTCCCCCCATCACCTACTCAACCACTCCTACAAATACAGTGACTTCCCAGGCCACCACCagctcccctcccaccaccaccaacgTTTTAACATCAACTACCAGTACGACTGCATCTTCTACACCTGTTCCAAGCACAGAGCCCGTCACCAGCGGGACCACGCAGACATTCACCACCCCTCAGTCTACCTTGCTTACCACACACCCTACTACAAACACCAGGTCGATACCTACATCGGAGACCACCTACCCCAACACTCCCACCAGCACTGTCACACACTCCACCACTGACGTCCCCTCTACTACCACTGTGACAGACATAAAATCCACTACCATGGCTCTTACACTGTTGTCGAGGTCTCTCCCAACCGCAGAAACAGTGAAGACGGCTACCACACACTCAGTCACAGCAGTGACCCTGTCGACCCCACATATCACTCCCAGCTTCACTTCCTCGGACATCTACTCCACAGTCAGCAAGTCCACCACTGCCATCACCTCACCTACCACTACCTCGAGCACCCTGCTGACCTCCACAACAGTGACTGCATCTACTCTGAGTACAGACATGCCTGCCTCAACACTGACAACCATCACCCCCTCATCCCAGGGCACCACAGGTTCATTGACTACATTGATAGACCTCACCTCAACACCCACTGTTCCCAGTACCTCAGCAACCTTCACAAACATCAGCCCATCATCTCCAACTGTCCAGAATACAGAAATCACATCCCTTGTTAGCACAAGCCCCACCACAACTCCCACTGTGACAACTACTCTCACAAGTACTGAGAAGCCCCGGACAACTTCTCTCACTACGGAAATTCCAGTCACCTCTGCCTTCCCCTCTTCCACGGCTGACAGCACCACTCCCACAGAGACTGTCTCCTCAACTTCGGCCACCACAAACACACTACACACAACAGCTGGATCCATCCCCACACTCACCAGCATCAACACACTCAGAACACCCACAACTACGGAAACACCTCCGTCCACTGGAGCACCCACACCCACAGGCCCAGCGACCCTTACCAGCCCAGGAGCCACATCCACCGTGAAAACCTCGCTGACTCCCACCACCCATGTTTCCACAGAATCTCTCACGACAGATATTACTTCTACTCCCCTGATCACCTACTCAACCACTCCTACATATACAGTGACTCCTCGGCCCACCTCCagctcccctcccaccaccaccaccgtttTAACATCAACTACCAGTACGACTGCATCTTCTACACCTGTTCCAAGCACAGAACTCGTCACCAGTGGGACCACACAGACATTCAGCACCCCTCAGTCTACCTTGCTTACCATACACCCTACTACAAACACCAGGTTGACACCTACAACGGAGACCACCTACCCCAACCTTCCCTCTATCCCTGTCACACACTCCACCACTGACATGACCTCTACCACCACTGTGACAGACACTAAATCCACTACAACCTCTCTCACAGCCTCGTCTCTGTCTGTCCCAACCACAGAAACAGTGAAGACTGCTACCACACACTCAGTCACAGCAGTGACCCTGTCTACCCCACATAGCACTCCCAGCTTCACTTCCTCAGACGTCTACACCACAGTCAGCAAGGTCACCACTCCCAGCACCTCAACTACCACTACAGGGAGCACCGTGGTCACTTCCACAATGGTGACCCCTTCTACTCTGAGTTCAGATATTCCTACCCCAACACTGACAACTATCACCCCCTCATCCCAGGGCACCACAGGTGTATTGACTATGTTGACAGACCTCACCTCAATACCCACTGTTCCCAGTACCTCAGCAACCTTCACAAACATCAGCCCATCATCTCCAACTGGCCAAAATACAGAAATCACATCCCTTGTTAGCACAAGCCCAACCACAACTCCCACTGTGACAACTACTGTCATAAGTACTGCGAACCCCCGGACAACTTCTCTCACTACCGAAAATCCAGTCACCTCTGCATTCCCCTCTTCTACCAGTGATAGCACCACTCCCACAGAGACTGTCTCCTCTACTTCGGCCACCATCCACACACTGCAGACAACAGCTGGATCCATCCCCACACTCACCACCACCAACACACTCACATCACCCACAACTACGGAAAAACCTCCATTCACTGGAGCACCCACACCCACAGGCCCAGCGACCCTCACCAGCCAAAGAGCCACATCCACCATGAAAACCTCGCTGACTCCCATCACCCATGTTTCCACAGAATCTCTCATGACAGACATTACTTCTACTCCCTCGGTCACCTATTCAACCACTCCTACAAATACAGTGACTTCCCGGGCCACCACCAGATCTCTTCTCACCACCACCAATGTTTTAACATCACCTACCAGTACGACTGCATCTTCTACACCTGTTCCAAGCACAGAGCCCGTCACCAGTGGGACCACGCAGACATTCACCACCCCTCAGTCTACCTTGCTTACCACACACCCTACTACAAACACAAGGTTGACACCTCCATCGGAGACCACTTACCCCAACCTTCACATCAGCACTGTCACACACTCCACCACTGACGTCCCCTCTACCACCACTGTGACAGACACAAAATCCACTATGATGGCTCTTACAtcctcctctccttctgtctCAACCACAGAAAGAGCGAAGACTGCTACCACACACTCGGTCACAGCAGTGACCCAGTCCACCCCACATAGCACTCCCAGCTTCACTTCCTCAGATGTCTACTCCACAGTCAGCATGTCCACCACTGCCATCACCTCACCTACCACTACAGGGAGCACCGTGGTCACTTCCACAATGGTGACCCCTTCTACTCTCAATTCTGATATTCCTCCCCCAACACTGGCAACTATCACCCCTTCATCCCAGGGCACCACAGGTGTATTGACTATGTTGACAGACCTCACCTCAACACCCACTGTTCCCAGTACCTCAGCAACCTTCACAAACAACAGCCCATCATCTCCAACCATCCAGAATACAGAAATCACATCCCCTGTTAGAACAAGCCCAACCACAACTCCCACTGTGACAACTACTCTCACAAGTACTGAGAACCTTCCCACAACTTCTCTCACTACGGAAATTCCAGTCACCTCTGCATTCCCCTCTTCTACAATTCACAATACCACTCCCACAGAGACTGTCTCCTCTACTTCGGCTACCATCCACACAGTGCAGACAACAGCTGGATCCATCCCCACACTCACCACCACTAACACACTCACAACACCCACAACTACGGAAACACCTCCGTCCACTGGAGCACCCACACCCACAGGCCCAGCCACCCTCAGCAGCTCAAGAGCCACATCCACTGCAAAAACTTCTCTGACTCCCACCACCCATGTTTCCACAGAATCTCTCATGACAGATGTTGCTTCTACTCCCCCCAACACCTACTCAACCACTCCTACAAATACAGTGACTTCCCAGGCCACCACTAGCtcccttcccaccaccaccaGTGTTTTAACATCATCTACCAGTACGACTGCATCTTCTACATCTGTTCCAAACACAGAACCAGTCACCAGTGTGACCACGCAGACATTCACCACCCCTCCGTCTACCTTGCTTACCACACACCCTACTACAGACACCAGGTCTACACCTACATCGGAGACCACCTACCCCAACCTTCCCTCTATCCCTGTCACACACTCCACCACTGACATGACCTCTACCACCACTGTGACAGACACAAAATCCACTATTACGGCTTTTACACCCttgtctccctccttcccaacCACAGAAACAGTGAAGACTGGTACCACACACTCGGTCACAGCAGTGACCCTGTCCACCCCACATAGCACTCCCAGCTTCACTTCCTCAGATGTCTACTCCACAGTCAGCATGGCCACCACTGCCAGCACCTCACCTACCACTACTGTGGGCACCCTGCCGCCCTCCACAATGGTGACTGCATCTACTCTGAGTACAGACATGCCTGCCCTATCATTGACAACTGTCACCCGGGGACCCACTAATTTGTTTACCACAACTAGACAACTCACTTCAACACCCGTTGTATCCAGTGTTTCAGCCACCACTACAAagaccctttcttcctctcccactgTGCAGCACACAGAGTTAACATCTCTTGTCAGCACAACCTCTGTCCCCACACCCACTTGGAGAACTAGTATTGCAGTTACCCCTGACACTTCAGTGTCAAGCCATACAACTCCTATATTGACATCCAATGTAGGGACTCAAACATCTCAGGTATCCACAACTCTTGCCCTTGGAAGCACAGATTCCTCCATCTCCTCTGTTCACACTGTTACTCCATCAACCAGTGTCAGCACCATCATGTTGACGTCACCTGTGCAGAGTGGAAGTACACATTTCGTCACTCTGAAAACTTCTCTTTCAACCCCCTCCATGCAAACTTCACTCCAATCTACAAGTCAGCCCACTAGTGCATCTTTTACTAGGATGAGTACATCTACAAATGCAATAACCACGTCTTTCAGTACAATCATCTTGTCTTCGATACCCACTGTAATAATGTCCTCTTTCCTGTCCTCCACCAGCACAAGGACAGCGCTCACCACTACCTTtcaccctcctccttcctccccagtcaTGTCCAGTACAGAAAA contains:
- the MUC3A gene encoding mucin-3A gives rise to the protein MQLLGLLGLLWMLRASPGATGTLSTATATSHALPPRTDAAHTVLSSPPPSSPTPGNKENTPTPLTTSPHDKPIPETLIKSPIRSNTSTIPPSKFVFKVETTPPTVFVYAATTECVYPTSFIVTTSYPTTTCVTVTQASFTSSYTSSPVTQRPATTVTSTSPITTTEKVTSAVTSSLTTSTATAPPSSSATATATTLHTMISSATGTTRRTTLTPAGVHTTKSPTPEITPVSTDITSTSPKTYSTTPTNTVTFRTTTSSPPTTTNVLTSPTSTTATSAPVRSTEPLTSGNTQTFTNPQSTLLTTHPTTNTRSTPTSETTYPNAPTSTVTHSTTDVTSITTVTDTESTTTSLKPSSPSLPTTETAKTATSHSVTEVTLSTPHSIPSFTSSDVYSTVSMATTAITSPTTTGSTMVTSTMVTPSTLSSDIPTPTLTTITPSSQGTTGVLTMLTDLTSTPTVPSTSATFTNISPSSPTVQNTEITSLVSANPTTTPTVTTTLTSTENPRTTSLTTEIPVTSAFPSSTTDSTTATQTVTSTLATTHTLQTTAGSIPSLTTTNTLTTPTTAEKPLSTGAPTPTGPATLTSQRATSTVKTSLTPTTHVSTESLTTDITSTAPITYSTTPTNTVTSRATTSSPPTTTTVLTSTTSTTASSTPVPSTEPVTSGTTQTFTTPQSTLLTTHPTTNTRLIPTSETTYPNAPTSTVTHSTTDVPSITTVTDTKSTTMALTLSSRSLPTTETVKTATTHSVTAVTLSTPHITPSFTSSDIYSTVSKSTTAITSPTTTSSTLLTSTTVTASTLSTDMPASTLTTITPSSQGTTGSLTTLIDLTSTPTVPSTSATFTNISPSSPTVQNTEITSLVSTSPTTTPTVTTTLTSTEKPRTTSLTTEIPVTSAFPSSTADSTIPTETVSSTSATTNTLHTTAGSIPTLTTINTLTSPTATETPPSTGAPTPTGPATLTSPGATSTVKTSLTPTTHVSTESLTTDITSTPLITYSTTPTYTVTPRPTSSSSPTTTTVLTSTTSTTASSTPVASTEPVTSGTTQTFSTPQSTLLTIHPTTNTRLTPTTETTYPNLPSIPVTHSTTDMTSTTTVTDTKSTTTSLTASSLSVPTTETVKTATTHSVTAVTLSTPHSTPSFTSSDVYTTVSKVTTPSTSTTTTGSTVVTSTMMTPSTLSSDIPTPTLTTITPSSQGTTGVLTMLTDLTSTPTVPSTSATFTNISPSSPTIQNTEITSPVRTSPTTTPTVTTTLTSTENLPTTSLTTEIPVTSAFPSFTTDSTTLTEMVSSTLDTTHSLHTTAGSIPTLTTTNTLTSPTTTETPPSSGAPTPTSPATLTSPRATSSMKTSLTPTTHVSTESLTTDITSTPPKTYSTTPTNTVTSRTTTSSPPTTTNVLTSPTSMTASSAPVPSTELLTSGTMQTFTTPQSTLLTTHPTTNTRSTPTSETTYPNAPTSTVTHSTTDVTSITTVTDTESTTTSLKPSSPSLPTTETAKTATSHSVTEVTLSTPHSIPSFTSSDVYSTVSMATTAITSPTTTGSTVVTSTMVTPTTLSSDIPTPTLTTITPSSQGTTGVLTMLTDLTSTPTVPSTSATFTNISPSSPTVQNTEITSLVSTSPTTTPTVTTTLTGTENLRTTSLTTKIPVTSAFPSSTTDSTTATQTVTSTLATTHTLQTTAGSIPSLTTTNTLTSPTTTETPMSTGAPTPTGPATLSSPGATSTVKTSLTPTTHVSTESFMTDITSTPPITYSTTPTNTVTSQATTSSPPTTTNVLTSTTSTTASSTPVPSTEPVTSGTTQTFTTPQSTLLTTHPTTNTRSIPTSETTYPNTPTSTVTHSTTDVPSTTTVTDIKSTTMALTLLSRSLPTAETVKTATTHSVTAVTLSTPHITPSFTSSDIYSTVSKSTTAITSPTTTSSTLLTSTTVTASTLSTDMPASTLTTITPSSQGTTGSLTTLIDLTSTPTVPSTSATFTNISPSSPTVQNTEITSLVSTSPTTTPTVTTTLTSTEKPRTTSLTTEIPVTSAFPSSTADSTIPTETVSSTSATTNTLHTTAGSIPTLTTINTLTSPTATETPPSTGAPTPTGPATLTSPGATSTVKTSLTPTTHVSTESLTTDITSTPLITYSTTPTYTVTPRPTSSSSPTTTTVLTSTTSTTASSTPVASTEPVTSGTTQTFSTPQSTLLTIHPTTNTRLTPTTETTYPNLPSIPVTHSTTDMTSTTTVTDTKSTTTSLTASSLSVPTTETVKTATTHSVTAVTLSTPHSTPSFTSSDVYTTVSKVTTPSTSTTTTGSTVVTSTMMTPSTLSSDIPTPTLTTITPSSQGTTGVLTMLTDLTSTPTVPSTSATFTNISPSSPTIQNTEITSPVRTSPTTTPTVTTTLTSTENLPTTSLTTEIPVTSAFPSFTTDSTTLTEMVSSTLDTTHSLHTTAGSIPTLTTTNTLTSPTTTETPPSSGAPTPTSPATLTSPRATSSMKTSLTPTTHVSTESLTTDITSTPPKTYSTTPTNTVTSRTTTSSPPTTTNVLTSPTSMTASSAPVPSTELLTSGTMQTFTTPQSTLLTTHPTTNTRSTPTSETTYPNAPTSTVTHSTTDVTSITTVTDTESTTTSLKPSSPSLPTTETAKTATSHSVTEVTLSTPHSIPSFTSSDVYSTVSMATTAITSPTTTGSTVVTSTMVTPTTLSSDIPTPTLTTITPSSQGTTGVLTMLTDLTSTPTVPSTSATFTNISPSSPTVQNTEITSLVSTSPTTTPTVTTTLTGTENLRTTSLTTKIPVTSAFPSSTTDSTTATQTVTSTLATTHTLQTTAGSIPSLTTTNTLTSPTTTETPMSTGAPTPTGPATLSSPGATSTVKTSLTPTTHVSTESFMTDITSTPPITYSTTPTNTVTSQATTSSPPTTTNVLTSTTSTTASSTPVPSTEPVTSGTTQTFTTPQSTLLTTHPTTNTRSIPTSETTYPNTPTSTVTHSTTDVPSTTTVTDIKSTTMALTLLSRSLPTAETVKTATTHSVTAVTLSTPHITPSFTSSDIYSTVSKSTTAITSPTTTSSTLLTSTTVTASTLSTDMPASTLTTITPSSQGTTGSLTTLIDLTSTPTVPSTSATFTNISPSSPTVQNTEITSLVSTSPTTTPTVTTTLTSTEKPRTTSLTTEIPVTSAFPSSTADSTTPTETVSSTSATTNTLHTTAGSIPTLTSINTLRTPTTTETPPSTGAPTPTGPATLTSPGATSTVKTSLTPTTHVSTESLTTDITSTPLITYSTTPTYTVTPRPTSSSPPTTTTVLTSTTSTTASSTPVPSTELVTSGTTQTFSTPQSTLLTIHPTTNTRLTPTTETTYPNLPSIPVTHSTTDMTSTTTVTDTKSTTTSLTASSLSVPTTETVKTATTHSVTAVTLSTPHSTPSFTSSDVYTTVSKVTTPSTSTTTTGSTVVTSTMVTPSTLSSDIPTPTLTTITPSSQGTTGVLTMLTDLTSIPTVPSTSATFTNISPSSPTGQNTEITSLVSTSPTTTPTVTTTVISTANPRTTSLTTENPVTSAFPSSTSDSTTPTETVSSTSATIHTLQTTAGSIPTLTTTNTLTSPTTTEKPPFTGAPTPTGPATLTSQRATSTMKTSLTPITHVSTESLMTDITSTPSVTYSTTPTNTVTSRATTRSLLTTTNVLTSPTSTTASSTPVPSTEPVTSGTTQTFTTPQSTLLTTHPTTNTRLTPPSETTYPNLHISTVTHSTTDVPSTTTVTDTKSTMMALTSSSPSVSTTERAKTATTHSVTAVTQSTPHSTPSFTSSDVYSTVSMSTTAITSPTTTGSTVVTSTMVTPSTLNSDIPPPTLATITPSSQGTTGVLTMLTDLTSTPTVPSTSATFTNNSPSSPTIQNTEITSPVRTSPTTTPTVTTTLTSTENLPTTSLTTEIPVTSAFPSSTIHNTTPTETVSSTSATIHTVQTTAGSIPTLTTTNTLTTPTTTETPPSTGAPTPTGPATLSSSRATSTAKTSLTPTTHVSTESLMTDVASTPPNTYSTTPTNTVTSQATTSSLPTTTSVLTSSTSTTASSTSVPNTEPVTSVTTQTFTTPPSTLLTTHPTTDTRSTPTSETTYPNLPSIPVTHSTTDMTSTTTVTDTKSTITAFTPLSPSFPTTETVKTGTTHSVTAVTLSTPHSTPSFTSSDVYSTVSMATTASTSPTTTVGTLPPSTMVTASTLSTDMPALSLTTVTRGPTNLFTTTRQLTSTPVVSSVSATTTKTLSSSPTVQHTELTSLVSTTSVPTPTWRTSIAVTPDTSVSSHTTPILTSNVGTQTSQVSTTLALGSTDSSISSVHTVTPSTSVSTIMLTSPVQSGSTHFVTLKTSLSTPSMQTSLQSTSQPTSASFTRMSTSTNAITTSFSTIILSSIPTVIMSSFLSSTSTRTALTTTFHPPPSSPVMSSTENLGSSSVPAFPTLSSSATTRTSPTISSVTTAPTETTPFSYISLPSTTPCPETIIITIVPTSPTTPCVEMGPSGEVTSPPTTPLSVLPFTTEMVTSPTSTSMRTAFPTNMGTSTPMALESEPAIIPTNGTGTVPMSPVVTSTHLHTSETWLSTSLATTPRIPGLTTKPHSPTAMTTSRKLTHSAPPTRRTSAPPVPTTQTPTTLTSPKTTSTTTQMTTQTRLTTTPGTCDNGGTWERGLCLCLPGYSGDRCQFQEIRCQNGGTWDGLKCQCPSTFYGSLCEYAVEQVDLEKVDAEVGMEVSVDEVFSPDLNDNTSKAYEDFSNTFRNQMQKIYQNVQGFKEVQILSLRNGSIVVDYLVLLELSFSSQLDSEYEKVKTALKEELQNSSQDEDSCHSKQTLCFKPDSIKVNNNTRTELTPEAICRRAAPKGYEEFYFPLVEVNRLRCVTKCTSGVDGAIDCNQGQCVLELSGPACRCFSTDELWFFGPRCEVAVRWRALIGGLAGAAALLLLLLLALGFVVARFRRRGGRQGRSWEEDRKWLEIWDEDNVGTFSNMGFEDDKIVKDENFHVALETVDTNIRVQIQRPELTSSSSL